Proteins from a genomic interval of Luteolibacter sp. Y139:
- a CDS encoding ABC transporter ATP-binding protein: MTPILSVRDIKVHFPVTGGLLMRQVGSVRAVDGVSFDIAPGETLGLVGESGCGKSTLGKAIVRLNDVNNGSIHFDGRDITRLGRGAMRPVRGDLQMIFQDPVESLNARHSVREILEEPLIIHGHGSANERRKRVDELLERVGLQSAAADRYPFEFSGGQRQRIGIARAIALKPKLIVCDEPVSALDVSVQSQVLNLLLELQKDLGLSYLFIAHNLAVVKHISDRVAVMYLGKIVEMADADSIYQRPKHAYTKALLSAIPEPDPSLEKERILLEGDVPSPIDPPKGSAFGHRIKHPRYEETVGADLSLREIESGHWVAADPCCLEAEDWAKVSGALSLKAGAS; the protein is encoded by the coding sequence ATGACCCCGATCCTTTCCGTGCGAGACATCAAGGTGCACTTCCCGGTGACGGGTGGTCTCCTCATGCGTCAGGTCGGGTCGGTCAGGGCGGTGGATGGCGTGTCTTTCGATATTGCTCCGGGAGAGACGCTTGGGCTGGTCGGCGAGTCCGGTTGTGGGAAGTCGACGCTCGGCAAGGCGATCGTCCGTCTCAATGACGTGAACAACGGGAGCATCCACTTCGACGGTCGTGACATCACCCGCCTCGGGCGCGGTGCGATGCGGCCGGTCCGTGGCGATTTGCAGATGATCTTTCAGGATCCGGTCGAGTCTTTGAATGCGCGCCACAGCGTGCGTGAGATTCTGGAGGAACCGCTGATCATTCACGGCCATGGTTCCGCGAACGAGCGGCGCAAGCGGGTGGATGAGCTGTTAGAGCGTGTCGGCCTCCAGAGCGCCGCGGCGGATCGCTATCCCTTTGAGTTTTCGGGCGGCCAACGCCAGCGGATCGGGATTGCCCGCGCCATCGCTCTGAAGCCGAAGCTGATTGTTTGCGACGAGCCGGTTTCGGCGCTCGACGTGTCGGTGCAGTCGCAGGTGCTGAATCTCTTGTTAGAGCTGCAGAAGGACCTCGGGCTTTCGTATTTGTTCATCGCGCACAATCTCGCGGTGGTGAAGCACATCTCCGACCGGGTGGCGGTGATGTACCTCGGCAAGATCGTGGAGATGGCGGATGCCGATTCGATCTACCAGCGGCCGAAGCACGCCTATACCAAGGCGCTTCTGTCTGCGATTCCCGAGCCTGATCCCTCGTTGGAGAAAGAGCGCATCCTTCTCGAAGGCGATGTGCCCTCGCCGATCGATCCGCCGAAGGGGAGTGCCTTTGGACATCGGATCAAGCACCCGCGCTATGAGGAGACGGTGGGTGCGGATCTTTCGCTGAGAGAGATCGAATCCGGCCACTGGGTCGCGGCGGATCCGTGCTGCCTGGAGGCGGAGGATTGGGCGAAGGTTAGTGGCGCCTTGTCCTTGAAGGCAGGGGCGTCGTGA
- a CDS encoding ABC transporter ATP-binding protein codes for MTEPLLQVRNLITAFDTDAGLVRAVDQVNFDISRGKTLGIVGESGCGKSVTAMSIMRLLPQPAGKILQGEVLFKGRDLTRLRPDEIRRVRGNEIGVIFQEPMTALNPVHRIGKQLSECFLIHKKMSKREAWNAAIEMLRLVKIPAPELRAGDYPHQLSGGMRQRVVIAMALALKPDLVIADEPTTALDVTVQAQILDLMKRLQAEMGMSLMLITHDLGVIAETCDEVVVMYAGRVVERAPVKELFARPLHAYTRGLLASIPRLETPRKAKLPVIPGMVASLRDLVPGCRFCQRMDRQGSTLRDRPPFIEVSHGHWVEACPNCYASTDV; via the coding sequence ATGACCGAGCCGCTTCTCCAGGTCCGTAATCTGATCACCGCCTTCGACACCGATGCGGGCCTGGTTCGCGCGGTCGATCAGGTGAACTTCGATATTTCCCGAGGCAAGACCCTCGGGATTGTCGGCGAGTCGGGTTGCGGCAAGAGCGTGACCGCGATGTCGATCATGCGCCTGCTGCCACAGCCTGCGGGTAAGATCCTGCAAGGTGAGGTGCTTTTCAAAGGACGGGATCTAACAAGGCTGAGGCCTGATGAGATCCGCAGGGTGCGCGGCAACGAGATCGGGGTGATTTTCCAGGAGCCGATGACCGCGCTCAATCCGGTGCACCGCATCGGCAAGCAGCTGTCCGAGTGCTTCCTCATCCACAAGAAGATGAGCAAGCGGGAGGCGTGGAACGCGGCGATCGAGATGCTGCGGCTCGTGAAGATTCCCGCGCCGGAACTCAGGGCGGGGGACTATCCGCACCAGCTGTCCGGCGGGATGCGGCAGCGCGTGGTAATCGCCATGGCGCTTGCGCTGAAGCCGGATCTGGTCATCGCCGATGAGCCGACCACGGCGCTGGATGTGACGGTGCAGGCGCAGATCCTCGACCTGATGAAGCGGCTGCAGGCGGAGATGGGCATGTCGCTGATGCTGATCACGCACGATCTCGGCGTGATCGCGGAGACCTGTGATGAGGTGGTGGTGATGTATGCCGGCCGGGTGGTGGAACGCGCGCCGGTGAAAGAACTTTTTGCCCGTCCGCTCCATGCCTATACCCGGGGCTTGCTCGCTTCCATTCCGCGCTTGGAAACGCCGCGCAAGGCGAAGCTGCCGGTGATCCCGGGGATGGTGGCCTCGTTGAGGGATCTAGTGCCAGGTTGCCGCTTCTGCCAACGCATGGACCGGCAGGGCTCCACCTTGCGCGATCGTCCGCCTTTCATCGAGGTCTCACACGGCCACTGGGTGGAAGCCTGTCCGAACTGCTACGCCTCGACCGACGTATGA